From one Lolium rigidum isolate FL_2022 chromosome 4, APGP_CSIRO_Lrig_0.1, whole genome shotgun sequence genomic stretch:
- the LOC124647975 gene encoding transcription factor TGAL1-like yields the protein MDYASPGGTDTSTDLDVEKMSPAFEQGHVGALTPSESSGKPNGKQGQKTLRRLAQNREAARRSRLRKKAYVQQLESSNLKLAQLEQELQRARRQGFLVSTSGDQPHSANGNGALAFGVEYARWLEEHSKHLDELRAAVNAHAGDSDLQAIIDAIMARCHEIFRLKDAAAKADAFQVLSGTWTTPVERCFLWLGGFRPSELLKLLASRLEPLTENQLDSISVLQHSSQQAEDALSREMEALRQSVVETVAASGSSSSLCRTAGPSGDYTGQMAVAKLGALEILLRQADDLRLRILQEVQRILTTRQCARALLAISDYFSRLRALSSLWIARPST from the exons ATGGATTACGCGAGCCCTGGGGGGACTGATACATCCACAGATCTAGACGTCGAGAAGATGAGCCCGGCG TTCGAACAGGGGCATGTTGGTGCGCTCACACCTTCAGAATCTAGTGGCAAGCCAAATGGTAAACAGGGTCAAAAG ACACTTCGTCGTCTTGCCCAAAACCGTGAAGCTGCAAGGAGAAGCCGGCTACGGAAAAAG gCATATGTCCAACAGCTTGAGAGTAGCAACCTGAAACTGGCTCAGCTGGAGCAGGAGCTCCAGCGTGCTCGCCGGCAG GGCTTTTTGGTTTCTACTTCGGGAGATCAGCCCCATTCAGCCAATGGAAATG GGGCTTTGGCATTCGGAGTGGAGTACGCACGGTGGCTGGAGGAGCACAGCAAGCATTTAGATGAGCTCAGAGCCGCCGTCAACGCCCACGCCGGCGACAGCGACCTTCAGGCGATCATTGACGCCATCATGGCACGCTGCCACGAAATCTTCAGGCTGAAGGATGCCGCGGCCAAGGCCGACGCCTTCCAGGTCCTGTCGGGAACGTGGACGACCCCCGTCGAGAGGTGTTTCCTCTGGCTCGGCGGCTTCCGGCCATCGGAGCTTCTCAAG TTACTCGCGAGTCGGCTGGAACCCCTGACAGAGAATCAGCTCGATAGTATATCTGTGCTGCAACATTCCTCCCAGCAAGCCGAAGACGCTCTTTCTCGAGAGATGGAAGCGCTGCGGCAGTCGGTCGTGGAAACCGTCGCCGCGTCGGGATCGTCGTCGTCCCTGTGCCGCACAGCAGGCCCCTCTGGCGATTACACGGGCCAAATGGCGGTGGCAAAGCTTGGCGCTCTGGAAATCCTCCTGCGGCAG GCTGATGATCTGCGGCTTCGGATTCTTCAGGAAGTGCAGCGGATACTGACCACCCGCCAATGTGCACGAGCTCTGCTCGCGATCAGCGACTACTTCTCTCGGCTGCGCGCTCTGAGCTCCCTCTGGATTGCACGTCCGTCCACGTGA